The nucleotide sequence AGCGGAAGGCGTCCTTGAGCGCCGCCTCAAGCTCCTCTTCCTTCTCGACGATGGCGACGCCGATGCTCGATCCCTGCGACGACGCCTTGATAACGACGGGCAGCGAGAAAGCCTTTCGGATGCGTGAGGGAAGCTCCGCGTCAAACTCAAAGCGATGAAACGTCTCGGAGCGCGGCGTCGAGATGCCGGCGCCGAGGAACACGCGCTTTGACATGACCTTGTCCATCGTGACGGCGGCGGCGAGGACGCCCGAACCCGTATAGGGGATGCCGAGCATGTCGAGCGTGCCCTGCAGCACGCCGTCCTCGCCGTACCTGCCATGCAGCGCGTTGAAGACGATGGCGCAGTCGCTCTTTCTTATCGCCTCGGCAAAGTGCGGCGGGTCGAGTTCCATGCCCTCAACCGCATAGCCCTTCGACTCCAAGGCGCTGACGATGGCGGCTCCCGTGCGGCGCGAGACTTCCGCCTCGCTCGACGGCCCTCCCATGACGACGACGATCTTTCCCTGCTTCATGAAATTACTTCCCCTCCAAAAGGGCGACCAGTTCCTCGCCCGTCTTCCATATATCGCCCGCGCCCATCGTGAGGACGATGTCGCCGGACTGTGCGATGGCGGCAAGGTGCGCGGCAATATCTTCCCGCTGCGGAATATAGACCGCGTCCTGCCCCGTCGTCTGCCGCACGGCGTCGAGGATCGTGCGCCCCGACACGCCCTCGATCGGCGCTTCTCCCGCCGAATAAATATCCGTCAGTACGAGCACGTCCGCCTCGCGAAAAGCGCCGCCAAATTCAGCGGCAAGAAGCTTCGTGCGCGAGTAGCGATGCGGCTGAAAGGCGCAGATGATGCGGCGCGGCTTCGTCTGACGCGCCGCGAGGAGCGTCGTCGCGATCTCCGTCGGATGGTGCGCGTAGTCGTCGACGACCCATACGTCCTGCACGCGCCCCTTCGTCTGGAAGCGCCGTTTCGCGCCGTGAAAGAGCGCAAGTCCCGCCGCCATCTGCTCGACTGTCAAGCCGATGGACAGCCCCGTGACAACGGTCGCGAGCGCGTCGAGCACGTTGTGCCTGCCGGGCAGATTGAGGCGCACGCGGCCGAGATCTTTTCCTTCGTGCAGCACGGAGAAATCAACGCCCGCGCCGTGCATCTCAATCTTGCCCGCGCGGTAGTCCGCCTCATGGTCAATGGCGTAGGAGATGACCTTGCGGCCGAGCGTCTGAGCGATGTCTCGCACGTTCTCGTTGTCAAAGCACAAGACGGCGTGGCCGCCGGGCTTTATGTTTTCCAGAAATTCGCGAAATGCCTTGCGAATGTTCGCGAGCGTGCCATAGTGATCGAGATGATCGTCCTCGATGTTCGTGACGACGGCGATGTGCGGCCGGAGCTTCAGGAACGAGCCGTCGCTCTCATCGGCTTCGGAGACGAGATACTCGCCCTTGCCGAGCTTCGCGTTGCCGCCGAGGACATCGACCTCTCCGCCGATGATGATCGTCGGCGAGATGCCCGCATGGTCGAGCGCGACGCCGAGCATCGAGGTCGTCGTCGTCTTGCCGTGCGCTCCCGCCACGGCGATGCCCTTCGCCGCATTGAGGAGCGCGGCATTGATGTCCGAACGATGGAAGCGACGCAGGCCGAGTCGCGCCGCCTCAACGATCTCGGGATTCGTCTCAGGAATCGCCGTTGAGACGACGATGGCTTCTGCCCCGTGCACGTTCTCTGCGCGATGCCCGTGATGGATGTGCGCGCCGAGACCCTTGAGCTGCTCGATCAGCGCGGAAGAGCCGAGGTCGGAGCCTGTCACCTCATAGCCCTTTTCCAGCAGAATGTGCGCGAGCGCACTCATGCCCGCACCGCCGATACCGACAAAATGTATCTTATGGATGTCCTTCAGCAACTCTCTCTCCTCCTAATCCTTCGCAATCTCCAGCACGAGATTGGCAATCTCATCGGCCGCCTCGGGGCGACCGAGCGCACGGCTCTTCTCTGCCATGCGGCGGAGCTTTCCTTCTTCCGACAAAAGTTCGCCGAGAAGCGCCGAAAGCGTCTTGTCCGTGAGATCGCGATCCAAGATCACGCGCGCCGCGCCCGCTCGCTCCAAAGCGCGTGCATTGTACTCCTGATGGTTCTCCGCCGCATACGGATACGGCACCAAGATCGCGGGCACGCCGCGTGCCGTGAGCTCGGCAAGCCCCGTCGCACCTGCGCGGAAGACGGCGAGATCCGCCATCGCCATCGCCTCGGGCATATTGTAGAGGTAAGGCTCGACCTTGATGTGCGGCGCGGCGGCGAGATCCACGCCCGCCTCCTCCAGTCGGCGCATGACGTCCTCATACTCGCCCCTTCCCGTGACGAGAAGGAACTGCACCTCGGAATACTCCTGCGCCGCCTGCAGGACGCCGACCATCGCGCGGTCAATGCTCCTCGCGCCGCGGCTGCCGCCCGAGACGAGCACCGTGCGCTTTGCCGCATCGAAGCCGAACGTTTCGAGCGCCTTCTCGCGGCTCGCCGTCATGACCTCGCGGCGGATGGGATTTCCCGTAAAGACCGCCTTCTTGCGCGGGAAGCGGCACAGAGCCTCTTCCGTGCCGACGGCAATCTTCGTCACGAACTTCGACAAGATCTTGTTCGTCACGCCGGGCACAACGTTCTGCTCCTGAATGAGCGTCGGCACATGCGCGAGGCTCGCCGCCATGAGAATCGGCCCGCAGACGTAGCCGCCCGTGCCGATCACGACGTCGGGGCGGAAGCGGCGCACGATGGCCGCCGCCTCTGCAAGGCCGTGCATGGCGCGTCCGAGCCGCACGATGTTCGCGGGCGAGAAACTGCGCTTGAGCCCCTCGATATCGACGGTTTCAAAGGGGATGCCTTCCTTCGGTATGATGTCGGCCTCCAAGCCTTTCTGCGTGCCGACGTAGAGAAATTCCGCCGTGCGCTCCTTCTTGGCGAGAGCGCTCACGAGCGTCAGCGCCGGATATATGTGGCCGCCCGTGCCGCCGCCCGAAACGATGATCTTCATGCCTGTTCCCCTTTGCCTGCCATTTCTGCGTCTTCCTGCAAACTCCTACGCCAGCTCGCGTGCCAAGCGCTTGAACACCTCGCCGCGCTCCTCAAAGCCGTCGAACATGTCGAAGCTCGCGCACGCGGGCGACAAGAGCACGACGGCAGGCGGCTTCGCCAGACGACGCGCGATGTAGACCGCCGTCTTCATCGAGTACGCGGCGTCGTGGATGTGCGCGGCGGGAAAGCCCGCTGCGCGCGCGGCGTCGGCGAAGCGAACGGCGGCGTCGCCGACGAGGATC is from Selenomonas sputigena ATCC 35185 and encodes:
- the murG gene encoding undecaprenyldiphospho-muramoylpentapeptide beta-N-acetylglucosaminyltransferase, with amino-acid sequence MKIIVSGGGTGGHIYPALTLVSALAKKERTAEFLYVGTQKGLEADIIPKEGIPFETVDIEGLKRSFSPANIVRLGRAMHGLAEAAAIVRRFRPDVVIGTGGYVCGPILMAASLAHVPTLIQEQNVVPGVTNKILSKFVTKIAVGTEEALCRFPRKKAVFTGNPIRREVMTASREKALETFGFDAAKRTVLVSGGSRGARSIDRAMVGVLQAAQEYSEVQFLLVTGRGEYEDVMRRLEEAGVDLAAAPHIKVEPYLYNMPEAMAMADLAVFRAGATGLAELTARGVPAILVPYPYAAENHQEYNARALERAGAARVILDRDLTDKTLSALLGELLSEEGKLRRMAEKSRALGRPEAADEIANLVLEIAKD
- the murC gene encoding UDP-N-acetylmuramate--L-alanine ligase — protein: MLKDIHKIHFVGIGGAGMSALAHILLEKGYEVTGSDLGSSALIEQLKGLGAHIHHGHRAENVHGAEAIVVSTAIPETNPEIVEAARLGLRRFHRSDINAALLNAAKGIAVAGAHGKTTTTSMLGVALDHAGISPTIIIGGEVDVLGGNAKLGKGEYLVSEADESDGSFLKLRPHIAVVTNIEDDHLDHYGTLANIRKAFREFLENIKPGGHAVLCFDNENVRDIAQTLGRKVISYAIDHEADYRAGKIEMHGAGVDFSVLHEGKDLGRVRLNLPGRHNVLDALATVVTGLSIGLTVEQMAAGLALFHGAKRRFQTKGRVQDVWVVDDYAHHPTEIATTLLAARQTKPRRIICAFQPHRYSRTKLLAAEFGGAFREADVLVLTDIYSAGEAPIEGVSGRTILDAVRQTTGQDAVYIPQREDIAAHLAAIAQSGDIVLTMGAGDIWKTGEELVALLEGK
- a CDS encoding D-alanine--D-alanine ligase family protein, with translation MKQGKIVVVMGGPSSEAEVSRRTGAAIVSALESKGYAVEGMELDPPHFAEAIRKSDCAIVFNALHGRYGEDGVLQGTLDMLGIPYTGSGVLAAAVTMDKVMSKRVFLGAGISTPRSETFHRFEFDAELPSRIRKAFSLPVVIKASSQGSSIGVAIVEKEEELEAALKDAFRYDEEVLVEEFIRGKELTVAVWGDAREAQAFPVIEITTVSGRYDYASKYTKGASTHIIPARIPLDVTERVQQLAVDAFRACGCRGVARADMMLGEDMTPYVIEINSMPGMTETSLVPDAGRAMGVEFPELCERILEMAGYEK